A stretch of Dysidea avara chromosome 5, odDysAvar1.4, whole genome shotgun sequence DNA encodes these proteins:
- the LOC136256527 gene encoding integrase/recombinase xerD homolog — protein MNDKCNGIQDVQTTGTWLMLKDLEDPELARLASQLPSTVLKSRANSSTKKYLEAFQRWRYWASTHNLPVFPAKEQHIALYLQRLESPANATFVQATLQGIRRSCCKPVRKKKPVTVDMLADMVENMNSHPTLANMRITTLSLLAFAGFLRFDEVIHIRASDVTIAEGMAKLQIPRSKTDQLRQGSEVLIARTGMPTCPVGMLERYMAKVGLDTTSLLSYTTVREQFRGKMLELGYPVSGYGLHSLRAGGASAAAQAGVPDRLFRQHGRWRSETAKDGYIEDSVENRLTVSKSIGI, from the exons ATGAATGATAAGTGCAATGGGATTCAAG ATGTCCAGACGACAGGGACCTGGCTCATGCTGAAGGACCTTGAGGACCCTGAGCTGGCTAGGCTTGCTTCGCAGCTACCATCCACAGTGCTCAAGAGCAGAGCAAACTCATCCACCAAGAAATACCTAGAAGCTTTTCAACGGTGGCGCTATTGGGCTTCAACTCATAACCTGCCAGTATTTCCAGCTAAGGAGCAGCACATTGCCTTGTATCTGCAGA GGCTAGAATCTCCAGCGAATGCAACATTTGTACAAGCTACACTGCAAGGAATAAGGAGATCGTGTTGCAAGCCTGTGCGGAAGAAGAAGCCTGTGACTGTAGACATGCTGGCTGACATGGTTGAGAACATGAACTCTCATCCAACTCTGGCAAACATGAGGATCACTACCCTGAGCCTGCTGGCTTTCGCAGGTTTCCTCAGGTTTGATGAGGTCATTCACATTAGGGCTAGTGATGTCACTATTGCTGAGGGAATGGCCAAACTTCAGATCCCACGTAGCAAGACTGACCAACTCAGGCAAGGAAGTGAAGTATTAATTGCCAGGACAGGGATGCCGACTTGCCCAGTAGGAATGTTGGAGCGGTACATGGCTAAGGTCGGGTTGGACACCACAA GTCTGCTCAGTTATACAACTGTGAGAGAGCAGTTTAGGGGCAAGATGTTGGAACTGGGCTACCCTGTTTCAGGATATGGTCTGCACAGTCTCAGGGCAGGTGGTGCTTCCGCTGCAGCCCAAGCAGGGGTCCCAGACAGATTGTTCCGCCAGCATGGAAGGTGGAGATCAGAGACAGCTAAAGATGGCTACATTGAGGACTCTGTGGAGAACCGCCTGACAGTGTCCAAGAGCATAGGGATATGA